A genomic stretch from Ureibacillus composti includes:
- a CDS encoding acyltransferase family protein, producing MGDLKVPIKKFRPEIEGVRTVAALLVAIYHIWLGSVSGGVDVFFIVSGFLITTSLLSRIEKFGKINLLEYYLGLAKRLFPLAFTVLLFTTIVSVLIMPKAQWRQIISEVFSSTFYFQNWRLSFNSVDYLAQNNEASPLQHFWALSIQGQFYLTWPFIILLSYYIARKVLKTPVRKTLLAVLIVIFTLSITYSVYITAVNQPWAYFDTFARAWEFSLGGILALLIPYLSFNKSMSMLIGWIGLAIICLTGILLPVSTVFPGFAALLPTSGVILILISAENSSRFGVNRLLGSKPFLLFGNISYGFYLWHFPLLIFYFAYTGNETVTLLGGIALLLMTFVLSLISTKVIEAPVRKINLKQSKIKAISIVIAFMLPVLIANSSWRVYVEQSNESLKGIQSLEDYPGARSIFENISPTPGLEPFPSTALIKEDLPAFYNQPGCVSWQGSQVTKCSFGVLENPDYTIGLVGGSHSGHWFPALEQLTNELNIKIDVYNQDGCRFTDDDFGGILTESCMEWNRLVIEELQVNPPDLVFTTANVNNGDTIPEGYLSQWEKLEGITEIFAIRDNPRMKQDIPLCIEREKDDNNCSISRDKALSEIPPWENTEVIPSNVTFGDLSDSFCDNQTCPPVIGNVIVYRDKHHISTAYSRTLAPALKEQLIVAFERIKK from the coding sequence TTGGGAGATTTAAAAGTACCAATAAAAAAGTTTCGCCCTGAAATAGAAGGGGTTAGAACGGTTGCAGCACTTTTAGTAGCAATTTATCATATTTGGCTTGGTTCAGTATCGGGTGGTGTAGATGTTTTCTTTATTGTTTCAGGATTTTTAATTACAACCTCTTTATTATCTAGAATAGAGAAGTTTGGGAAAATTAATCTACTCGAATATTACTTGGGATTAGCAAAAAGGTTATTTCCACTAGCCTTTACTGTCTTGTTATTTACAACCATCGTATCTGTTTTAATTATGCCAAAAGCACAATGGAGGCAAATTATATCTGAGGTTTTCTCCTCCACCTTTTATTTTCAAAATTGGCGTTTATCATTTAACTCAGTAGATTATCTCGCTCAAAATAATGAGGCTAGTCCACTTCAACATTTTTGGGCTCTTTCAATACAAGGTCAATTTTACCTTACATGGCCTTTCATTATTTTACTTAGCTACTACATTGCGAGAAAAGTACTAAAAACACCTGTCAGAAAAACTTTATTAGCAGTACTAATCGTCATTTTTACGCTTTCTATAACCTATTCGGTATACATAACAGCGGTTAACCAACCATGGGCATATTTTGATACATTCGCCCGTGCTTGGGAGTTTAGCCTAGGTGGGATTCTAGCACTCTTAATTCCATATCTTTCGTTTAACAAATCAATGAGTATGTTAATAGGATGGATCGGATTAGCTATTATTTGTTTAACGGGTATACTGCTACCTGTATCCACTGTTTTTCCTGGATTTGCAGCGTTATTACCGACATCTGGTGTAATTTTAATTCTTATTTCCGCAGAGAACAGTTCTCGTTTTGGAGTCAATCGATTATTAGGCTCTAAACCGTTTTTACTTTTTGGTAATATTTCTTACGGATTTTATTTATGGCACTTTCCGTTACTAATTTTTTATTTTGCCTATACGGGGAATGAGACGGTAACTCTACTAGGTGGGATAGCACTTTTACTAATGACGTTTGTATTATCACTCATCTCTACTAAAGTAATCGAAGCACCAGTGCGAAAAATAAACTTGAAACAATCGAAAATAAAAGCTATATCTATTGTAATAGCATTTATGTTACCTGTATTAATAGCTAACTCTTCATGGAGAGTGTATGTTGAACAGTCAAATGAATCTTTAAAAGGAATTCAAAGTTTAGAAGATTATCCAGGCGCGCGGTCAATTTTTGAAAATATTAGTCCTACTCCAGGATTAGAGCCATTTCCTTCCACAGCTCTTATAAAAGAAGATCTTCCAGCATTTTATAATCAACCTGGATGTGTCTCTTGGCAAGGGAGCCAAGTAACAAAATGTTCTTTCGGTGTTTTAGAAAATCCTGATTACACAATAGGTCTTGTGGGTGGCTCTCACTCAGGGCATTGGTTTCCAGCTCTAGAGCAATTGACTAATGAGCTTAATATAAAAATAGATGTATATAATCAAGATGGCTGCCGTTTTACTGATGATGATTTTGGCGGTATTTTAACTGAAAGTTGTATGGAATGGAACAGACTAGTAATAGAGGAACTTCAAGTAAATCCACCAGATTTAGTATTTACAACAGCTAATGTTAATAATGGGGATACGATTCCTGAAGGATATTTAAGTCAGTGGGAAAAACTTGAAGGGATTACAGAAATATTTGCGATTCGTGATAATCCGAGGATGAAACAGGATATTCCTTTATGCATAGAAAGAGAAAAAGATGACAATAATTGTTCGATTTCTAGAGACAAGGCATTGTCAGAAATTCCACCATGGGAAAATA
- the dapA gene encoding 4-hydroxy-tetrahydrodipicolinate synthase yields the protein MNFGKILTAMVTPFDANGEIDYIATGNLVNYLIANGTEGLVVAGTTGESPTLSNEEKIELFKFVVKVVDGRVPVIAGTGSNNTRASIQLTQQAENAGVDGVMLVVPYYNKPSQEGLYLHFKAIAESTTLPVMLYNVPGRTSVNMTPETVIRLSNIKNIVAIKEASGSLDAMAEIVNQTPEGFSLYSGDDALTIPALSVGAIGVISVASHIIGNEMQAMIEKFQSGQYEAAAADHRNLLPIMKALFAAPNPTPVKAALNLNGIPVGGVRLPMIPLNDAELSSLQEVLNMYLEVNS from the coding sequence ATGAATTTTGGAAAAATTTTAACTGCAATGGTGACTCCATTTGATGCAAATGGTGAGATCGATTACATCGCTACAGGAAATTTAGTTAATTATTTAATCGCAAATGGTACTGAAGGTTTAGTAGTAGCTGGTACAACTGGGGAATCTCCAACTTTATCAAATGAGGAAAAAATTGAATTATTTAAATTTGTTGTAAAAGTAGTTGACGGTCGAGTTCCTGTTATTGCCGGTACGGGCTCAAATAACACGAGAGCTTCAATTCAATTAACTCAACAAGCAGAAAATGCTGGGGTTGATGGTGTAATGTTAGTTGTTCCTTACTACAATAAGCCATCACAAGAAGGTTTATATTTACACTTTAAAGCAATTGCTGAATCTACTACTTTACCAGTAATGCTTTATAATGTACCAGGACGTACCAGCGTGAATATGACTCCTGAAACGGTTATTCGCCTTTCTAACATTAAAAATATTGTGGCGATTAAAGAAGCTAGTGGTAGTTTAGACGCAATGGCTGAAATTGTAAATCAAACGCCTGAAGGCTTTTCATTGTATAGTGGAGATGATGCTTTAACAATACCAGCCCTATCTGTTGGTGCTATTGGGGTCATTTCTGTTGCGTCTCATATTATCGGCAATGAAATGCAAGCAATGATTGAAAAATTCCAAAGCGGTCAATACGAAGCTGCAGCTGCAGATCATCGCAACTTATTACCAATAATGAAGGCATTATTCGCTGCTCCAAATCCGACTCCAGTTAAAGCAGCTCTAAATTTAAACGGAATCCCTGTTGGAGGCGTTCGCTTACCAATGATTCCTTTAAATGATGCAGAATTAAGCTCGTTACAAGAAGTTTTAAATATGTATTTAGAAGTAAATTCTTAA
- a CDS encoding SRPBCC domain-containing protein, with amino-acid sequence MNNLTKMRIEKSSNEIFEAFVNPKKIGNFWFSTSSERWEKGKTITIVYKEYNAVVDIKIIDIEVDKKIVFQWGSNGEGHIVTILLIEESASTIVEVTEEGFNEAADDFLEQIIDNKEGWVFMLTCLKGYLEFGVNKIRGGLVK; translated from the coding sequence ATGAACAATCTCACTAAGATGAGAATTGAAAAATCTTCCAATGAAATCTTTGAAGCATTTGTTAATCCTAAAAAGATCGGGAACTTTTGGTTTTCAACAAGTTCTGAGCGATGGGAAAAAGGGAAGACGATTACAATTGTATATAAAGAATACAATGCAGTGGTAGATATAAAGATAATTGATATTGAAGTGGATAAAAAAATCGTTTTTCAATGGGGTTCGAACGGTGAAGGTCACATAGTAACCATTCTTTTGATTGAAGAAAGTGCTAGTACAATTGTTGAGGTTACGGAAGAAGGATTTAATGAAGCTGCTGATGATTTCCTTGAACAAATTATTGATAATAAAGAAGGCTGGGTATTCATGTTAACATGTTTAAAAGGGTATCTAGAATTTGGTGTAAACAAAATAAGAGGTGGACTTGTAAAGTAG
- a CDS encoding glycosyltransferase family 2 protein — protein MISEFVTNFNFTMFLFFAILYFYQIIYMFIALKAKKSKKKHSTNSNFHKYAVIIAARNEELVIGQLINSIKKQNYPKELIDIFVIADNCTDQTALVAEQSGAIVRERFNKEQVGKGYALDYMIKIIQTEFAYKKYEGYFIFDADNLLDKNYINEMNNTFSQGYRVITSYRNSKNYDQNWISAGYALWFLHEAEYLNLPRMAINASCAVSGTGFLVEAELIKNNGGWVHHLLTEDIEFSVSQIIKGEKIGYNSRAIFYDEQPVKFKQSWNQRLRWAKGFYQVFSKYGKTLFSNIIKGKQNRFSCFDMTMTIMPAMLISCTSLIVNGLFYIAGILGVLDGKEVIEVTTIALVRSFCWYYGLLFVLGFITTLTEWRKIYAPAWKKILYTFTFPFFMFTYIPIAIVALFKEVEWKPITHTVAKSIDDVRS, from the coding sequence ATGATCTCAGAATTTGTTACAAACTTTAATTTTACCATGTTCCTTTTCTTTGCAATACTGTATTTCTATCAAATCATATATATGTTTATTGCATTAAAGGCTAAGAAGAGCAAAAAGAAACATAGTACAAATAGCAATTTTCATAAATATGCGGTGATTATCGCTGCAAGAAACGAAGAGCTTGTAATTGGTCAATTAATCAATAGCATTAAAAAACAGAATTATCCTAAAGAATTAATCGACATATTTGTTATTGCTGACAATTGTACAGACCAAACAGCTCTTGTAGCGGAGCAAAGTGGGGCAATAGTGCGAGAGCGTTTTAATAAAGAACAGGTAGGGAAAGGGTATGCCCTTGACTATATGATTAAGATTATCCAAACCGAGTTTGCTTACAAAAAATATGAAGGTTATTTCATTTTTGATGCTGATAATCTACTTGATAAAAACTATATAAATGAGATGAATAATACGTTTAGCCAAGGATATCGGGTTATTACAAGCTATAGAAATTCTAAAAATTATGATCAAAATTGGATTTCTGCAGGATACGCATTATGGTTCCTGCATGAAGCAGAATATTTAAATCTTCCTAGAATGGCGATAAACGCAAGTTGTGCAGTTTCAGGTACCGGATTTTTAGTAGAAGCTGAATTAATAAAGAATAACGGAGGATGGGTGCACCATCTGTTAACAGAAGATATTGAGTTCTCAGTTTCGCAGATTATTAAAGGGGAAAAAATCGGATATAATAGTCGTGCTATTTTTTACGATGAGCAACCAGTTAAATTTAAACAATCGTGGAATCAAAGGTTACGTTGGGCAAAAGGATTTTATCAAGTCTTTTCAAAATATGGAAAAACTCTATTTAGCAACATTATTAAAGGAAAGCAAAATCGCTTTTCATGTTTTGATATGACAATGACAATTATGCCAGCAATGTTGATTTCTTGTACTAGTCTCATTGTAAATGGACTCTTTTATATAGCAGGCATTTTAGGGGTTTTAGACGGGAAAGAGGTTATTGAGGTAACAACCATAGCATTAGTGAGGTCGTTTTGTTGGTATTATGGTTTACTGTTTGTTTTAGGTTTCATTACAACATTGACGGAGTGGCGAAAAATTTACGCTCCAGCTTGGAAAAAAATTCTTTATACATTTACGTTCCCATTTTTCATGTTTACTTATATCCCGATTGCAATTGTCGCATTGTTTAAAGAAGTAGAGTGGAAACCAATTACGCATACGGTTGCAAAATCAATTGATGATGTAAGATCATAA
- a CDS encoding LLM class flavin-dependent oxidoreductase, protein MEIGLTTFVETTPDVNTGKVISHAERIREVVEEIVLADEVGLDVYGVGEHHRKDYACSAPAVLLAAAASRTKQIRLSSAVTVLSSDDPVRVFQEFSTVDAISNGRAEIMAGRGSFIESFPLFGYDLKDYDELFEEKLDLLLKIRENEIVNSTGKHRPSIPNRGVYPRPVQDLLPVWIASGGTPQSAARAGFLGLPLTLAIIGGSPLQFAALVKLYYQAAKQAGHDISKLQVASHSHGFVAETTELAVEKFFPSTQNAMNVLGRERGWGPYTRETFDYARSLEGALYVGDPKTVAEKIIFLRKNVGITRFMLHTPVGSMPHEDVMKAIELLGNEVAPMVREEIARWEAEEGSEK, encoded by the coding sequence ATGGAAATTGGTTTAACTACATTTGTTGAAACGACACCAGATGTAAATACAGGTAAAGTCATTAGTCATGCAGAACGAATACGTGAAGTGGTAGAGGAAATTGTGTTAGCTGATGAGGTTGGATTAGACGTCTATGGTGTTGGTGAACACCATAGAAAAGATTATGCATGCTCAGCACCGGCTGTGTTACTTGCTGCGGCAGCATCGAGAACAAAACAAATTCGATTATCAAGTGCTGTAACCGTATTATCATCTGATGACCCAGTTCGGGTCTTTCAGGAGTTTTCAACAGTTGATGCTATTTCAAATGGCCGTGCAGAAATCATGGCGGGGCGTGGTTCTTTTATCGAATCTTTCCCTCTGTTTGGGTATGATCTAAAAGATTATGATGAATTATTTGAGGAGAAATTGGATCTATTATTAAAGATTAGAGAAAATGAAATAGTAAACTCTACGGGTAAACATCGACCATCTATTCCTAATAGAGGTGTTTATCCTCGACCTGTTCAAGATCTATTACCGGTATGGATTGCTAGTGGAGGAACACCGCAATCAGCCGCGCGTGCAGGATTTCTTGGATTACCCCTGACGTTAGCCATAATTGGAGGAAGCCCATTACAGTTTGCAGCCCTAGTAAAACTTTACTATCAAGCAGCAAAACAAGCTGGTCATGATATATCGAAATTACAGGTAGCGTCCCATTCTCATGGTTTTGTTGCTGAAACAACAGAACTAGCGGTGGAGAAGTTCTTCCCATCAACACAAAATGCGATGAATGTTCTTGGGAGGGAGCGCGGCTGGGGTCCTTATACGCGTGAAACTTTTGATTATGCACGTAGTTTAGAGGGTGCATTATATGTTGGAGATCCAAAGACTGTTGCTGAGAAAATTATTTTCTTACGTAAAAATGTTGGTATTACTCGTTTTATGCTACATACACCGGTTGGTTCCATGCCACATGAAGATGTCATGAAGGCAATTGAATTACTAGGGAATGAAGTAGCACCGATGGTAAGGGAAGAAATTGCTCGTTGGGAAGCCGAAGAAGGCTCTGAGAAGTAA
- a CDS encoding BCCT family transporter, producing the protein MEKFKEKSVLIISLALTLIFILWGIFFTDNLAKVTNIIYTGSIDYLGWVYIGTTFFFVIFSIYLLFSKYGHIRLGKPTDKPDFNTASWLAMLFGAGMGIGIVYWGVAEPVTHYTKPPYGEGYTIDAANTAMTYTFFHWGLHPWAIYTVIGLALAFFQYNKRLPASISSVFYPILKDRINGPIGKTIDILSVFATVFGIATSLGLGALQVTAGMHTIFNAPDTLMVQIIVIIVATVIFLISVNTGLERGIQYLSNSAMIISFAILLLILILGPTLTIVKVFFNTTGLYLNNFIQMSLRLRPFGEGEWIAAWTLFYWAWWIAWAPFVGMFIARISRGRTVKEFVIGVLIVPTIGTCLWMSIFGGAALDLVVHNNNHDLATYISENVSLAIFTFFDQLPLSTFLGILGFALVAIYYITVADTATFVLGMLSEGGTLNPSNKIKMTWGVIQSAVAAVLLISGGLEVLQTASIAAALPFAFIMLVMSYSLLKGFNGELEIQRRKKRVKET; encoded by the coding sequence ATGGAAAAGTTTAAAGAAAAAAGTGTTTTAATCATCTCTTTGGCACTTACCCTTATTTTTATATTGTGGGGTATATTTTTTACAGACAATTTGGCAAAAGTAACGAATATTATTTATACGGGGTCGATTGATTATTTAGGTTGGGTATATATCGGGACAACCTTTTTCTTTGTTATTTTTTCAATCTACTTATTATTTTCTAAGTATGGGCATATTCGATTAGGAAAGCCAACTGACAAGCCAGACTTTAACACTGCTTCATGGCTTGCTATGTTGTTTGGAGCAGGTATGGGTATTGGGATTGTATATTGGGGCGTTGCCGAACCTGTCACGCACTATACTAAACCTCCATATGGTGAAGGATATACGATTGATGCCGCTAATACTGCAATGACATATACTTTTTTCCATTGGGGATTACACCCATGGGCGATTTATACAGTGATTGGACTAGCCCTTGCCTTCTTTCAATATAACAAAAGATTGCCCGCGTCCATTAGTTCTGTATTTTACCCGATTTTGAAAGACCGTATTAACGGACCAATTGGGAAAACAATTGATATTCTTTCTGTATTTGCTACAGTTTTCGGTATTGCAACATCTCTTGGACTTGGAGCATTACAGGTTACGGCTGGTATGCATACAATCTTTAATGCACCTGATACGCTTATGGTTCAAATAATTGTAATTATTGTTGCAACAGTCATTTTCCTTATTTCGGTCAATACCGGCTTAGAAAGAGGGATTCAATATTTATCGAATAGCGCCATGATTATTTCATTTGCAATACTGTTGTTAATATTGATACTCGGTCCAACATTAACGATTGTAAAAGTATTTTTTAATACGACTGGACTTTATCTTAATAATTTTATACAAATGAGTTTACGATTAAGACCTTTTGGTGAAGGTGAATGGATTGCAGCATGGACACTGTTTTACTGGGCATGGTGGATTGCATGGGCGCCATTTGTAGGAATGTTTATTGCTCGTATTTCAAGGGGACGCACAGTCAAGGAGTTTGTCATTGGCGTGTTAATAGTACCCACTATTGGTACTTGTCTCTGGATGTCCATTTTTGGTGGGGCAGCTCTAGATTTGGTTGTACATAACAACAACCATGATTTAGCCACTTATATTTCAGAAAATGTATCTTTAGCAATATTTACCTTCTTCGACCAACTACCACTTAGCACTTTTCTTGGGATCCTTGGTTTTGCATTAGTCGCTATTTATTACATTACCGTAGCAGATACCGCAACATTTGTTTTAGGCATGTTAAGTGAAGGTGGTACATTAAACCCTTCGAATAAAATTAAGATGACTTGGGGAGTTATTCAAAGTGCTGTTGCAGCTGTTTTACTAATATCTGGGGGATTAGAGGTATTACAAACTGCATCTATTGCTGCTGCCCTTCCTTTTGCTTTTATCATGTTAGTAATGAGTTACTCTTTATTAAAAGGATTTAATGGAGAACTTGAGATTCAAAGGAGAAAAAAACGCGTTAAAGAAACTTGA
- a CDS encoding oligoribonuclease produces the protein MYKLLSHNDLDGVGCGILAKLAFGQEVTVRYNSVSSLNREIEFFLENDDPDTFLFITDLSPNEVNEKRLQEHFKEFSNVQLIDHHKTASHLNDFEWGTVLVEDEEGKLTSATSLFYQFLVANELLAPTEALSEFVELVRQYDTWEWEKNENQAAHSLNSLFYLVSIDEFEEKMIERLQANDHFDFDEFEKKLLSMEEDKIERYIRRKKREIVQAKVGEYIAGVVYAESYHSELGNELGKEHPHLDYIAILNMGGKRISLRTIHDHVDVSEIAGSYGGGGHQKASGCILSDEAYKQFVLETFPLEPIQEDANRNRYNLKESTFGALYQNRRDETFLIVPKKEEWIIMQNNEKIKQTFSRFAESERYLKRNHEAWLVRDEVFVQYLMNEVRKASKRE, from the coding sequence ATGTATAAATTATTATCGCATAATGATTTGGATGGAGTTGGCTGTGGTATTTTAGCAAAGCTTGCTTTCGGTCAAGAAGTAACAGTTCGTTATAATTCAGTTTCTTCCCTTAACAGAGAAATTGAATTCTTTTTAGAAAATGATGACCCTGACACGTTTCTGTTTATTACGGATTTATCACCAAATGAAGTAAATGAAAAAAGACTGCAAGAGCATTTTAAAGAATTTAGTAATGTCCAGTTAATTGACCATCACAAAACGGCATCTCATTTGAACGATTTTGAGTGGGGAACAGTGTTAGTAGAAGATGAAGAAGGAAAATTAACATCCGCCACTTCTTTATTTTATCAGTTTCTAGTGGCAAATGAATTACTTGCACCAACAGAAGCACTTTCTGAATTTGTAGAACTCGTTAGACAATATGATACGTGGGAATGGGAAAAAAATGAAAACCAAGCAGCTCACTCTTTAAACTCACTATTTTACTTAGTATCCATTGATGAATTTGAAGAGAAGATGATTGAACGTCTTCAAGCAAATGATCATTTTGATTTCGATGAATTTGAAAAGAAATTATTAAGTATGGAAGAGGATAAAATTGAGCGCTATATTCGCCGAAAGAAAAGGGAAATTGTCCAAGCAAAAGTTGGGGAGTATATTGCTGGGGTCGTTTATGCGGAATCTTATCACTCAGAACTAGGCAATGAATTAGGAAAAGAACATCCACATCTAGATTATATTGCAATATTAAATATGGGAGGAAAAAGGATATCCCTTCGAACAATTCATGATCATGTCGATGTTTCAGAAATAGCAGGAAGCTACGGCGGTGGGGGACATCAAAAAGCCTCAGGATGCATCTTATCGGATGAAGCATATAAACAATTCGTGTTAGAAACATTTCCTTTGGAACCAATACAAGAGGATGCCAATAGAAATCGATACAATTTAAAAGAATCTACATTTGGGGCTTTATATCAAAATCGAAGAGATGAAACGTTTCTAATTGTTCCTAAAAAAGAAGAATGGATTATTATGCAAAACAATGAAAAAATAAAGCAAACTTTTTCAAGATTTGCTGAGAGTGAGCGGTACTTAAAAAGAAACCATGAAGCATGGTTAGTGCGAGATGAAGTATTTGTTCAGTATTTAATGAATGAAGTAAGAAAGGCATCCAAAAGAGAATAA
- a CDS encoding ketopantoate reductase family protein → MGIQTVSIIGLGALGILYGQHFSKRLPKENVRIIADAERIKKYKKDSIYCNGEQCDFHYVTPDEQVTPADLLLFTVKFDGLDEALESVKHHVGENTIILSALNGIISEELIGEAYGHDKLLYCVAQGMDAVKVGNKLTYAHKGKLVFGDREPGIISDKTKRVDEFFNKVELPHEVDTDMSKRLWGKFMLNVGVNQTVAVYKSNYGTIQNEGEARNTMIAAMREVIALSEKEEIYLSEKDLNYWLDVLSTLSPEGKPSMAQDVEAKRKSELELFAGTVLKFGIKHDIPTPVNRMLYDQIHAIESKY, encoded by the coding sequence ATGGGAATTCAGACAGTATCAATTATTGGGTTAGGTGCATTAGGGATTTTGTATGGACAGCATTTCTCAAAAAGACTACCAAAGGAAAATGTTAGAATCATTGCGGATGCCGAACGTATCAAAAAATATAAAAAAGATTCCATCTATTGTAACGGAGAACAATGCGACTTCCACTATGTCACACCAGATGAACAAGTTACACCTGCAGATTTACTCCTTTTTACAGTAAAATTTGATGGATTAGATGAGGCACTTGAGTCAGTAAAGCATCATGTGGGAGAGAATACAATCATCCTCTCCGCTTTGAATGGCATTATTAGTGAAGAATTAATTGGCGAAGCATATGGACATGACAAGTTGCTTTATTGTGTTGCTCAAGGAATGGATGCCGTTAAAGTAGGTAATAAACTGACATATGCGCATAAAGGAAAGCTCGTCTTTGGAGACAGAGAGCCGGGGATCATCTCCGATAAAACAAAGCGTGTTGATGAATTTTTTAATAAGGTTGAACTTCCACATGAAGTTGACACCGATATGTCAAAACGTCTATGGGGCAAGTTTATGCTCAATGTTGGTGTAAATCAAACCGTTGCAGTCTATAAAAGTAATTACGGTACAATTCAAAATGAAGGCGAAGCAAGAAATACGATGATTGCCGCGATGCGAGAAGTGATAGCGTTATCTGAAAAGGAAGAGATATACTTAAGCGAAAAGGATTTAAATTATTGGCTAGATGTATTAAGTACGCTAAGTCCGGAAGGCAAACCTTCAATGGCTCAAGATGTTGAAGCAAAACGCAAAAGTGAACTCGAACTTTTTGCTGGAACAGTGTTAAAGTTTGGTATAAAACATGATATTCCAACTCCAGTTAATCGAATGCTTTATGATCAAATTCACGCTATTGAAAGCAAATATTAA